TCGCTGGAGAACAACTGGATCGAGATCTCGTCTGGAAAGTCACGCTTCAAGATCGTGGGTCTCGATCCCAAAGAGTTCCCGGCCATGCCCAGCCCAGCGGCGGAACGCGAGCGCCACGCGCTTACGGTGTCCTCCGAGGTGCTGCGTGAGATGATTACCCGGACGCTGTTTGCCGTGTCTACCGATGAAACGCGCCTGAATCTCAGCGGCATCTTTCTTGAGTCGCCGGAGAAGGGGAAGTTGCGGATGGTGGCGACCGACGGTCATCGACTCAGCATGATCACCCGCCCGGTTGAAGAAGGTGGCCCGGCGACCGGCGTCATCGTTCCGCGCAAGGGTGTCGCGGAAATCTCCAAGGTGATCGAATCGGGCGACGAGGCCGTCACCCTCACGTTGCAGGGCGGCGTGGCTCACGCGACACGGGGACAGGTTGACCTGTCGATGCGTTTAGTCGAGGGGGAGTTTCCGGACTACAATCAGGTCATTCCGCAAAAATCGGAGCGCCGCATGCTGGTGGCGGCCGAACTGTTCCTGGCAGCGCTGCGACGGGTCTCGACGGTGTCGAGTGAACGCACACGCGGGGTGAAACTCCAGATCGAAGCAGGTAAGTTGGAAATGTCCTCGATGAACCCCGACGTCGGCGAAGCAACCGAGGAGTTGGCTGTGGAATACGACGGCGCGGCGCTGAGCATTGGCTTCAATGCCAAGTATGTAATGGATCTCCTGAGCGTGCTTCCCGAAAACGCGCAGGTAGAAATGGGCTTCAACGACGATGTCAGCCCCGGGGTCATACGCTGCGAAACTGACCCGGAATACCTGTACGTTGTCATGCCCATGCGGCTCTAAACTGAAGAGAAGCTCGGCGGTTGTTCCACGCCGCTGGATGGGGGTGGATTGAGGCTGCAAAACAAAGGCATATCAATATCATAAGTTACTGAAATAACGGCGCAATTGCTGGTTACAGTCCCTTTACGCCGAACGCCTGTTCTGCTATTAACTTCGAGGATAAATCAATAGACTCGTTCGCTCTCCATTTTGGATGAGCCGGGGGTGGGGTGACGTGTTAGAAACGACCGATTACGGCGCGGATCAAATCAAAGTTTTAGAAGGGTTGGATGCCGTTAGGAAGCGTCCCGGTATGTACATCGGGGATACCGCGGAGCGCGGATTGCACCACCTCGTCTTCGAAGTCGTCGACAACTCGATCGATGAAGCGCTGGGCGGTTACTGCGACGAGATCAGCGTCACGATCCACATCGACGGCTCGGTCGCCGTGGAGGATAACGGCCGCGGTATCCCCGTAGGCCTCCACGCGGGCGAGGGCGTCTCCGCCACCGAAGTGGTGATGACGAAGCTGCATGCCGGCGGCAAGTTCGACAAGCGCGCTTACAAAGTCTCCGGTGGGCTCCATGGCGTCGGCGTGTCCGTGGTCAACGCCCTGTCCGAGTCCCTGGAAGTCGAGATCAAACGTGACGGCAAAGTCTACACGCAACGCTATCACCGCGGCAAGCCGGAGAGCCCGCTCAAAGAAGTTGGCACGACGCAGCAACGCGGCACCAAAGTGACCTTCAAACCCGACTCGCTGATTTTCGAGCAGCTGGATTTCAGCTTCGATATCCTATCGCAACGGCTGCGCGAGTTGGCCTTTCTGAACCGCGGCGTGTGCATCAGCATCGACGACCAGCGCACGCAAAAGCAACATACCTTTTGCTATCGAGGTGGCATCGAAGAGTTCGTCGAGCATCTGAGTCGCGCCAAGACCCCCATTCACCCCAAGGTGGTGTATCTCCAGGGCCAGAGGGAAAACTTTGAGGTGGAGGTCGCCCTTCAATGGAACGAAGGGTACGCCGAAAACGTGTACTCCTTCGCCAACAACATCAGCACCATCGAGGGCGGAACGCACCTGATCGGCTTCAAGGCCGCCCTGACCCGGACGGTCAACCAGTACGCCGCCGCCAACGGTCTGCTGAAAAAGGACTCCGAGGCCCTGCAAGGCGAGGATGTCCGCGAGGGGCTGACCGCCGTGGTGAGCGTCAAGGTGCAGGAGCCGCAATTCGAGGGCCAGACCAAGACCAAACTGGGGAACAGCGAGGTCAAGGGATTCGTCGAGGCGCTGGTAAATGAGAAGCTGGGCGAATACCTGGAGGAGCACCCGGGCGACGCCAAGAAGATCGCCTGCAAGGGCCTGGATGCCGCCCGCGTCCGTGAGGCGACGCGGAAGGCCAAGGAGCTGGCCCGGCGCAAGGGCGCATTGGACTCCGGTTCGCTGCCGGGGAAGCTGGCCGACTGCCAGGAACGCGATCCGGCGCTGTCGGAGCTGTACATCGTCGAGGGCGATTCCGCCGGCGGCTCCGCCAAACAGGGCCGCGACCGCAAAAACCAAGCGATTCTGCCGCTGCGCGGCAAGATCCTGAACGTCGAGAAAGCGCGTTTCGACAAGATGATCTCCTCGCAGGAGATCCGCGTGCTGGTGACGGCATTGGGGACCGGTATCGGCAAGGAGGACCGCGACCTCTCCAAGCTGCGCTACCATACCATCATCATCATGACGGACGCTGACGTCGACGGGTCGCACATTCGCACGTTGCTGCTCACGCTCTTCTACCGCCAGTTCCAGGAACTGATCGAGCGAGGCCACGTGTTCATCGCGCAGCCGCCGCTCTATAAGGTGAAGAAGGGGAAGACCGAGCGCTATCTGAAAGACGACACCGCGCTCGAGGATTACCTGATCGAGTTGGGCACCGAGGACATCACGCTGAAGAGTGAGGACGAGCGCGCCGGGTTGACCGGTATCCCGCTGAAGAACGTGGTGAAGAAGGCGATGCGGTTCGAGCGCATTCTTGACGTGGTCGAGCGGCATCAGAAAAACCGCCAGGTGGTAGCGACACTGGCGGCCGATGAACGCATGACGCCGGCGGTGTTGGCTGACACGGCGACATTGACCCAACTGCTCAGCGATGTCGCCACTGCCGTCAGGCAGACCGCTCCTGAGGTGCAGCCGTTGACCATCGAGATGACAGACGACCCGGAGCATGCCTGCCACGCCATCGTGGCGCGGACCCGCATGAACGGCAGCAGCCAGCAGACGGTGGTCGACATGAAGTTCTGTCTGACGCCGGAGTTCGAAGAGCTCCGCCGCTTGGCAAAGGACCTCCGCGCCGCCGGCCGGCCGCCATTCGTGGTGGTTGGCGGCGAGAAGCAGATGGACACGCGCACCTTGCGCGAGGCGGTGGGGCACGTCATCACCCAGGCACGCAAGGGGCTCGACATCCAGCGCTACAAGGGCCTCGGGGAAATGAATCCCGAGCAACTCTGGCAAACGACGATGAACCCCGAGACCCGCACGCTGCTGCAGGTGAAGATCGAAGACGCCTACGAGGCCGATGATATCTTCTCGACGTTGATGGGGGACGCGGTGGAGCCGCGGCGGAAGTTCATCGAAGAAAACGCGCTCAACGTGAAGAACCTGGACATCTAGCTGGCAGGCTGAGCCACCGGCTATCAGCCATAAGCCACAAGCCATAAGCGATTTCCCATGGATGCATCCCTGAAGGCCAACAAGATTCCGGTCAATATCGAAGACGAAGTGCGGCAGTCCTATATGGACTACGCCATGTCCGTGATCATCGGGCGCGCCCTGCCCGATGCGCGCGACGGGCTGAAGCCGGTACATCGGCGCGCCTTGTACGCCATGTACGATCTCGGCAACGACTGGAACCGGGCGTACAAGAAATCGGCACGCGTGGTCGGCGACGTGATCGGTAAATACCATCCGCACGGCGACGTCGCCGTCTACGACACCATCGTCCGCATGGCGCAGGACTTCTCCATGCGCTACCCGCTGGTGGACGGCCAGGGCAACTTCGGCTCGGTCGACGGCGATCCGCCCGCGGCCATGCGCTACACCGAGATCCGCATGGCCCGCATCGCCGGTGAGGTGCTGGCCGATCTCGATAAGGAGACCGTCGACTTCCTGCCGAACTACGACGAGACGCTCAAGGAGCCGACCGTGATGCCGGCGCGTATTCCGAACCTGCTCGTCAACGGCTCGGCGGGTATCGCCGTCGGCATGGCCACCAACATCCCGCCGCATAACCTCGGCGAAGTCGTCGACGCCCTGATTGCGCTGATCGCCAACCCCGATCTTGGGGTGCCTGAGTTGATGCAGTACGTGCCGGGACCCGACTTTCCCACTGCCGGCTTCATCCACGGCAAGACCGCCATCCGGGAGGCCTACACCACCGGCAAGGGCATCTTGCAGCTCCGCGCCCGTGCCGTGACCGAGACCGACAAGCGCACCGGCCGCATATCCATCATCGTCAAAGAGATCCCCTACCAGGTGAACAAGGCCCGCCTGATCGAGCGCATGGCCGATCTGGTGAACGACAAGAAGATCGATGGCATCTCCGACCTGCGCGACGAATCCGACCGCGATGGCATGCGCATCGTCATCGAGCTGAAGAAAGACGCCATCCCCGAGATCGTGCTGAACCAGCTCTACAAGCTCACGCCGATGCAGGATTCGTTCGGCATCATCATGCTGGCGATCGTCGATAACCGGCCCGTCCTCCTGACGCTCAAAGATGCGCTCAAGGTCTTCATCGGCCACCGCAAGGATGTCGTCATCCGCCGCACCGTGTTCGAGTTGCGCAAGGCCGAGGAGCGACTGCACGTCCTCGATGGGCTCAAGATCGCGCTGGCCAACCTCGACGCGGTGATCGCCCTCATCCGCCAGGCGCAGAGCCCAGCCGCCGCCAAAGCGGGCTTGATGCAGCAGTTCCAGTTCAGCGAGATTCAGGCACAAGCTATCCTCGACATGCGCCTGCAGCGCCTCACCGGCCTCGAGCGCGAGAAGATCCTTGCCGAGCACGCCGAGACGGTGAAAGAGATTGCCCGCTACAAGGAGATCCTCGCCGACGAGCGCGAGGTCTACAAGATCATCGTCGAGGAGCTGCGGGAGATCAAAAAACTCCACGCCGACGAGCGACGCACGCAGATCGTCGACGAGACCACCGACATCTCCATCGAAGACATGATCGTCGAAGAGGACATGGCGGTCACCATCTCGCACGAGGGCTACATCAAGCGCAACGCCGCCACTCTCTACCGCGCCCAGCGCCGCGGCGGCCGCG
This DNA window, taken from Candidatus Binatia bacterium, encodes the following:
- the dnaN gene encoding DNA polymerase III subunit beta, giving the protein MEFTIARDELLQGLYLTQGIVERRTTIPILANVLMESVEDGVSIAATDQEVGVRRRCEAKIKKKGALTTGARKLYEIVRECSEGAIVIRSLENNWIEISSGKSRFKIVGLDPKEFPAMPSPAAERERHALTVSSEVLREMITRTLFAVSTDETRLNLSGIFLESPEKGKLRMVATDGHRLSMITRPVEEGGPATGVIVPRKGVAEISKVIESGDEAVTLTLQGGVAHATRGQVDLSMRLVEGEFPDYNQVIPQKSERRMLVAAELFLAALRRVSTVSSERTRGVKLQIEAGKLEMSSMNPDVGEATEELAVEYDGAALSIGFNAKYVMDLLSVLPENAQVEMGFNDDVSPGVIRCETDPEYLYVVMPMRL
- the gyrB gene encoding DNA topoisomerase (ATP-hydrolyzing) subunit B, with protein sequence MSRGWGDVLETTDYGADQIKVLEGLDAVRKRPGMYIGDTAERGLHHLVFEVVDNSIDEALGGYCDEISVTIHIDGSVAVEDNGRGIPVGLHAGEGVSATEVVMTKLHAGGKFDKRAYKVSGGLHGVGVSVVNALSESLEVEIKRDGKVYTQRYHRGKPESPLKEVGTTQQRGTKVTFKPDSLIFEQLDFSFDILSQRLRELAFLNRGVCISIDDQRTQKQHTFCYRGGIEEFVEHLSRAKTPIHPKVVYLQGQRENFEVEVALQWNEGYAENVYSFANNISTIEGGTHLIGFKAALTRTVNQYAAANGLLKKDSEALQGEDVREGLTAVVSVKVQEPQFEGQTKTKLGNSEVKGFVEALVNEKLGEYLEEHPGDAKKIACKGLDAARVREATRKAKELARRKGALDSGSLPGKLADCQERDPALSELYIVEGDSAGGSAKQGRDRKNQAILPLRGKILNVEKARFDKMISSQEIRVLVTALGTGIGKEDRDLSKLRYHTIIIMTDADVDGSHIRTLLLTLFYRQFQELIERGHVFIAQPPLYKVKKGKTERYLKDDTALEDYLIELGTEDITLKSEDERAGLTGIPLKNVVKKAMRFERILDVVERHQKNRQVVATLAADERMTPAVLADTATLTQLLSDVATAVRQTAPEVQPLTIEMTDDPEHACHAIVARTRMNGSSQQTVVDMKFCLTPEFEELRRLAKDLRAAGRPPFVVVGGEKQMDTRTLREAVGHVITQARKGLDIQRYKGLGEMNPEQLWQTTMNPETRTLLQVKIEDAYEADDIFSTLMGDAVEPRRKFIEENALNVKNLDI
- the gyrA gene encoding DNA gyrase subunit A, coding for MDASLKANKIPVNIEDEVRQSYMDYAMSVIIGRALPDARDGLKPVHRRALYAMYDLGNDWNRAYKKSARVVGDVIGKYHPHGDVAVYDTIVRMAQDFSMRYPLVDGQGNFGSVDGDPPAAMRYTEIRMARIAGEVLADLDKETVDFLPNYDETLKEPTVMPARIPNLLVNGSAGIAVGMATNIPPHNLGEVVDALIALIANPDLGVPELMQYVPGPDFPTAGFIHGKTAIREAYTTGKGILQLRARAVTETDKRTGRISIIVKEIPYQVNKARLIERMADLVNDKKIDGISDLRDESDRDGMRIVIELKKDAIPEIVLNQLYKLTPMQDSFGIIMLAIVDNRPVLLTLKDALKVFIGHRKDVVIRRTVFELRKAEERLHVLDGLKIALANLDAVIALIRQAQSPAAAKAGLMQQFQFSEIQAQAILDMRLQRLTGLEREKILAEHAETVKEIARYKEILADEREVYKIIVEELREIKKLHADERRTQIVDETTDISIEDMIVEEDMAVTISHEGYIKRNAATLYRAQRRGGRGKIGATTKEEDFVEHLFVASTHSYMLFFTTSGKVFWLKVHELPQGGRAARGKAVVNLLNLEKDEKISAFLPVREFQQGRFVVFATKNGTVKKTDLMAYANPRKAGIIAISLDAGDEVIGVRLTDGQQEVILSTRIGQAIRFKEGDVRPMGRGAGGVRGIALEEGDSLVGLDVVSAGATLLAVAEKGFGKRTEMDEYRLTRRGGKGIITMKTTDRTGLVVGVRMVTDDDDIMLVTDGGKVIRTPVKGISVIGRNTQGVHLIDLAEGEKVVSIARLAEKEEDEEPGGEGGAQG